One Pararhizobium sp. IMCC3301 DNA segment encodes these proteins:
- a CDS encoding SDR family oxidoreductase: MGRLAGKRAIITAAANGIGRATALAYAREGAEIIATDLNAAALEGLTEEGISRAVALDVRDSAAVKELAADIGAVDILFNCAGFVHHGSVLECSEDDWDFSFDLNVKSMHRMISAFLPSMLEHGGGSIINMSSGASSLKGAPNRYVYGASKAAVIGLTKAVAIDFIKQGIRCNAICPGTVHSPSWEARVAALGEQLGSYEKALEQFVARQPMGRVAKAEEIAALAVYLGADESGFTTGTTHVIDGGWTL, encoded by the coding sequence ATGGGCCGGCTTGCAGGCAAACGCGCGATCATTACGGCAGCAGCAAATGGGATTGGCAGGGCAACAGCCCTGGCATATGCCCGTGAGGGAGCGGAAATCATAGCGACCGACCTGAATGCAGCCGCTCTGGAAGGATTGACAGAAGAGGGCATTTCCCGGGCTGTGGCGCTGGATGTGCGTGACAGTGCTGCGGTCAAGGAGCTGGCCGCAGACATCGGCGCAGTGGATATTCTGTTCAATTGCGCCGGATTTGTGCATCACGGTTCGGTGCTGGAGTGTTCCGAAGACGACTGGGATTTCTCGTTTGATCTGAATGTCAAATCCATGCATCGGATGATTTCCGCCTTCCTGCCTTCGATGCTGGAACATGGCGGCGGTTCCATCATAAATATGTCTTCCGGCGCATCATCGCTGAAAGGCGCGCCGAACCGCTATGTTTACGGTGCGTCCAAGGCAGCGGTAATCGGGCTGACCAAAGCTGTTGCGATCGATTTCATCAAACAAGGCATCCGCTGTAATGCGATCTGTCCCGGCACCGTTCACTCGCCGTCCTGGGAGGCTCGTGTCGCGGCGCTGGGAGAGCAACTGGGGTCTTATGAAAAGGCGCTGGAACAATTCGTTGCGCGCCAGCCCATGGGCCGTGTGGCGAAGGCAGAGGAAATTGCCGCACTGGCGGTCTATCTGGGCGCGGATGAAAGCGGATTCACAACGGGCACAACCCATGTCATCGATGGCGGTTGGACATTGTGA
- a CDS encoding IlvD/Edd family dehydratase: protein MSSGNEMKPPKLRSQLWFDNPDNPGMTALYLERYLNFGLTREELQSGKPIIGIAQTGSDLSPCNRHHLELAKRVRSGIEASGAIAFEFPVHPIQETGKRPTATLDRNLAYLGLVELLFGYPLDGVVLTIGCDKTTPACLMAAATVNIPAIALSVGPMLNGWHKGERTGSGTIVWKAREQLATKEIDYEEFMEIVSSSAPSVGYCNTMGTATTMNSLAEVLGMQLPGSAAIPAPYRERGQMAYRTGQRIVEMVAEDLKPSDIMTREAFENAIVVNSAIGGSTNAPIHLNAIARHLGVPLENDDWQSIGHAVPLLVNLQPAGAYLGEDYHRAGGVPAVVGELMRANALPHPQAITANGRSIGDNCKSAIIENEEVIWRFDKPMVREAGFINLKGNLFNSAIMKTSVISKEFRDRYLSNPDDLEAFEGRAFVFEGPEDYHDRIDDPANNIDENCVLFIRGTGPIGYPGGAEVVNMQPPAYLIKKGIHALPCIGDGRQSGTSGSPSILNASPEAAAGGGLAIVRTGDRVRVDLRKAEANILISEDELAKRFADLEAAGGFKYPESQTPWQEIQRAIVAQFDEGMVLKPAVKYRSVAKQVPRDNH, encoded by the coding sequence ATGAGTTCTGGCAATGAAATGAAACCACCAAAACTGCGGTCGCAATTGTGGTTTGACAATCCCGATAATCCCGGCATGACGGCGCTTTATCTGGAACGCTATCTGAATTTCGGACTGACGCGCGAAGAATTGCAGTCAGGCAAGCCGATTATCGGAATTGCCCAGACCGGGTCTGATCTGTCGCCCTGCAACCGGCACCACCTCGAACTGGCGAAACGGGTGCGCTCCGGCATTGAAGCCTCCGGCGCGATTGCGTTTGAATTTCCGGTGCACCCGATTCAGGAAACCGGAAAGCGGCCAACGGCGACACTTGACCGCAACCTGGCTTATCTCGGTCTGGTGGAACTGCTTTTTGGCTATCCGCTGGACGGAGTGGTGCTGACGATTGGCTGCGACAAGACAACGCCTGCCTGCCTGATGGCCGCTGCCACAGTGAATATTCCGGCCATCGCCCTGTCAGTCGGTCCGATGCTGAATGGCTGGCACAAGGGTGAACGCACCGGGTCCGGCACCATTGTCTGGAAAGCCCGCGAACAGCTTGCGACCAAGGAAATCGATTATGAGGAATTCATGGAAATCGTGTCTTCCTCGGCGCCATCGGTTGGCTATTGCAACACGATGGGCACGGCGACAACGATGAATTCTCTGGCAGAGGTGCTGGGCATGCAATTGCCAGGCTCGGCTGCTATTCCCGCGCCCTACCGCGAACGCGGCCAAATGGCCTATCGCACCGGACAGCGGATTGTGGAAATGGTGGCCGAAGATCTGAAACCATCGGACATCATGACACGGGAAGCCTTTGAAAATGCCATCGTTGTCAACTCGGCCATTGGCGGCTCCACCAATGCGCCGATCCATCTGAACGCAATCGCCAGGCATCTGGGCGTTCCGCTTGAAAATGATGACTGGCAGAGCATTGGTCACGCTGTGCCGCTGCTGGTCAATCTGCAGCCGGCCGGAGCCTATCTGGGTGAAGATTATCACCGCGCCGGCGGCGTGCCTGCGGTGGTTGGCGAGTTGATGCGGGCCAATGCGCTGCCGCATCCGCAGGCGATCACGGCCAATGGCCGCAGTATCGGCGACAATTGCAAGTCGGCCATAATTGAAAATGAAGAGGTAATCTGGCGGTTCGACAAACCGATGGTCAGAGAAGCCGGGTTCATCAATCTGAAAGGCAATCTGTTCAATTCCGCGATCATGAAAACCAGCGTTATTTCAAAAGAATTCCGCGATCGCTATCTGTCCAACCCGGATGATCTGGAAGCCTTTGAAGGCCGCGCCTTTGTGTTTGAGGGGCCAGAGGATTATCATGACCGGATTGATGATCCAGCCAACAATATCGATGAGAACTGCGTGCTGTTCATTCGCGGCACCGGACCGATCGGCTATCCGGGCGGCGCCGAAGTGGTGAATATGCAGCCACCGGCCTATCTCATCAAAAAGGGCATTCATGCGCTGCCGTGTATCGGTGACGGGCGGCAGTCCGGAACGTCCGGTTCGCCGTCGATCCTGAATGCCTCACCGGAAGCTGCGGCAGGCGGTGGTCTGGCAATTGTCAGAACCGGCGACAGGGTGCGAGTGGATCTTAGAAAGGCTGAAGCCAATATTCTGATCAGCGAAGACGAGCTGGCCAAACGCTTTGCCGATCTGGAAGCGGCAGGGGGATTCAAATATCCTGAAAGCCAGACGCCGTGGCAGGAAATACAACGCGCCATTGTTGCGCAATTCGATGAAGGCATGGTGTTGAAGCCGGCTGTCAAATACCGCTCGGTGGCCAAACAGGTGCCGCGTGACAATCACTAA
- a CDS encoding pyridoxal phosphate-dependent aminotransferase, translated as MTALTTNSGFDRIGEENAFAVLARATALAASGKDIINLGIGQPDFATPPHIVEAAIRALKDGHHGYTPATGILPLREAVAADIHHRYGADISPERIMIMPGGKVTMYAAILMFGQPGAEILYPDPGFPIYRSMIEFTGAKPVPVPIREENNFAFSAEETLSLITADTRLIIINSPANPTGGVTPKAEIDALVAGLADRPDIAIMSDEIYDRMIYDGEQHVSLMSYPEIADRLIVLNGWSKTYAMTGWRMGWSVWPEALYDKVRKLAVNAWSCVNAPSQYAGIAALTGPQDAVAEMMAAFDQRRRIVVDRLNQLSGVSCAVPKGAFYAFPNITQTGWPAKKLASALLEEAGVAVIGGPDFGILGEGYIRLSYANSAENIERAIDRMAQFMASAVSS; from the coding sequence ATGACCGCGCTGACAACAAATTCCGGCTTTGACAGGATCGGCGAAGAAAATGCCTTTGCGGTGCTGGCCCGCGCCACAGCTTTGGCAGCCAGCGGCAAGGACATTATCAATCTGGGCATCGGTCAGCCGGATTTTGCCACTCCGCCGCATATTGTGGAAGCCGCCATCCGGGCGCTGAAGGATGGTCATCACGGTTACACGCCGGCCACCGGCATTCTGCCCCTGCGCGAAGCGGTCGCCGCGGACATTCACCACCGCTACGGCGCGGACATATCACCCGAACGGATCATGATCATGCCTGGCGGCAAGGTCACCATGTATGCGGCTATCCTGATGTTCGGCCAGCCCGGGGCAGAAATCCTGTATCCCGACCCCGGCTTTCCGATTTACCGCTCGATGATCGAATTCACTGGCGCAAAGCCGGTCCCGGTGCCGATTCGGGAAGAAAACAACTTTGCCTTTTCAGCCGAGGAAACCCTGTCGCTGATCACCGCCGACACGCGGCTTATCATCATCAATTCACCTGCCAATCCGACCGGCGGTGTAACGCCCAAAGCCGAGATTGACGCCCTCGTCGCCGGGCTGGCGGACCGGCCCGACATTGCCATCATGTCAGACGAAATCTACGACCGCATGATCTATGATGGCGAACAGCATGTGTCCCTGATGAGTTATCCCGAAATCGCAGACCGGCTGATCGTGCTCAATGGCTGGTCAAAAACCTATGCCATGACAGGCTGGCGCATGGGCTGGTCGGTGTGGCCGGAAGCGCTGTATGACAAGGTGCGCAAGCTCGCCGTAAACGCCTGGTCCTGCGTCAATGCCCCATCGCAATATGCCGGAATTGCCGCCCTCACCGGCCCGCAGGATGCCGTTGCCGAAATGATGGCGGCCTTCGATCAGCGCCGCCGCATTGTGGTGGACCGGCTGAACCAGCTGTCCGGTGTCAGCTGCGCTGTCCCCAAAGGCGCGTTCTATGCATTCCCCAACATCACACAGACCGGCTGGCCGGCCAAGAAACTGGCAAGCGCATTGCTGGAGGAAGCAGGTGTCGCCGTAATCGGCGGTCCTGATTTCGGTATTCTTGGCGAAGGTTACATTCGGCTGTCCTATGCCAATTCAGCGGAGAATATTGAACGTGCAATCGACCGCATGGCGCAGTTCATGGCGAGCGCCGTTTCTAGCTGA